AATATTGAATATGGCAGGCCTGCCCCGGGTGTCAACCATTGTGTAACCGCGAGGCTGGCCTCAGGCCCGTCCCTGCCCGGTGATGCGGTCCAGGGCGGCCTTGAACATCCCCAGGGTCCAGGCCCAGGGGCGCAGCAGGCACCAGAGCAAGGCCCGCTGCATCAGCTCCGGCTCCCGTTGGGAGAGCTGCTTCAAAAACCCCCGGTTGAGAGGATAGAGCAGCAGCAGGCAAATCAGGGGCAGGGTGATCGCCCGCTCCGGGGCAACGCGGGCCAAAGCTATGGCCAGGCCCACGGCCAAAAGCACCAATACGCTCTGCCAGAAGCGTCCCGCGCCCCGGCTACCGCTCAGGCCCAGGCGGCGGCGGTGCAGGATGTTGCGGAAGCGGTTGCGCCCCAAATGGTAGGCCAGGCCCAGGGCCGCGCCCAGGGTGGCGGGCAAGGGGCGCTTGATGGCCAGCTCCGGGTCCAGGGCCAGCTCCAGATCAGCCGCGTTCAGGCGGTAGGCCAGCTCGTAGTTCTCCAGGCCCTCGCCCTCGTCGGCCGGGTCGAAGCCCCCGGCCCGCAAGAATTCTTGGCGGCGATAGGCCGCGGAGACCGCGTCGGGCAGGGTCTCGCCGCGCTCCAGCTCCAGCTCCAGGGCCACCAGCCGCGCCCAGGCGGCCGAGGGGTCGCTGGGCAGACACCGGCCGCCCACGCCCACCAGGTCCGCGTCAGCCAAATCCGCCCCCAGCCTCGCCAAGAGGTCCGGGGGCAGGCGGCAGTCGGTCTGGCTGAAAAAGAGCACTTCGCCGTGGGCCTGCTCGGCTGCCTGGTTGCGCGCCGCCCCGGCCGGGCAGGGAGGCAGGGGCATAATGGTGATCGGCCCGCCCAGCTCGGCCACGCGGGCCCGCAGGGCCTCTTGGCGGGCCTGCTCCGCCCCGGGCAAGACCACCAGGGCCTCCCACTGCCCCGGCGGCAGGGCGGACAAGGAGGCCAGGCCCGAGTCGTCGCCGCCAGGGGCGGGGTCGGCCAGCAGGATCAGGCTGTAGGGCAGGGCGGATCGGTTCATTATGGCATGGCCCCCTGGGAAGGTTGCATGGCCGCGATTGTAGCAAGCCGGGGGGGATGCCTCAAGCCGCATCATGGGCTTGCGGAAAGGGCCGGGGAGCGTTAAGTATGGAATAACCTTTTTTTACCTGCCCGGGCGAGGCTCCTGGTCAAGGAGGCTGATGTGCTTTTAAGCGTGGTGATGCCGGTTTTCAACGAGGAAAAGTTCCTGCGCGAGATCATCCGCCAGGTGCAGGCGGTGGACCTGGGCGATCTGGAGCGCGAGCTGGTGCTCGTGGACGATTGCTCGGTGGACGCCTCTTGGCAGATCGCCCAGGAGCTGGAGGGCGCCGTTTCGGTGGACGAGTCCCTCAAGCCCTTCGACCGCCCCATCCGGATATTTCGCCACGCGGTGAACCAGGGCAAGGGCGCGGCCCTGCGCACCGGGTTCAGCAAGGCGTCCGGCGAACTGATCATCATTCAGGACGCGGACCTGGAATACGACCCCGAGGACTACCTCAAGCTCCTGGCTCCGGTACTCAAGGGCAAAGCCGATGTGGTATACGGCTCGCGTTTCACCGGCGAGCGGCGCAACATGTTCTTCCACCACTGGATCGGCAACCGCTTTTTGACCCTGGTCACCAACGTGTTGTTCAACACCACCCTGAGCGACATGGAGACCTGCTACAAGCTGTTCAAGCGCGAGGCCCTGGAGGGCATCGTGATCAAGAGCGACCGCTTCAACTTCGAGCCCGAGATCACGGCCAAGATACTCAAAAAGGGCATCCGCATCTACGAGGTGCCCATCTCCTACAGCGGCCGCGAGTTCGAGGAGGGCAAGAAGATCACCTGGCGCGACGGCTTCGTGGCCCTCTGGTGCCTGGTCAAGTTCCGCTTCACCGACTAGGCCGCCCCAGCTCATGTGGAAACAGTATTTATTCGGCCTCCTGGTCAGCCTGGCGGCGGTGTACTTCTTTTTCAAAGCCGCGCCGCCGGACCAGATGCTGGCCTCCCTGGATCAGCTCAATCTCTGGTGGGTCATACCCGCCACCCTGGTCTACATCGGTTCCTATGCCTTTAGGGCCGTGCGCTGGCACTACCTCATGCGGCCCGTGGCCGGGGTGCGCTTTCGGCCCCTGT
This region of Desulfarculaceae bacterium genomic DNA includes:
- a CDS encoding glycosyltransferase family 2 protein, whose protein sequence is MLLSVVMPVFNEEKFLREIIRQVQAVDLGDLERELVLVDDCSVDASWQIAQELEGAVSVDESLKPFDRPIRIFRHAVNQGKGAALRTGFSKASGELIIIQDADLEYDPEDYLKLLAPVLKGKADVVYGSRFTGERRNMFFHHWIGNRFLTLVTNVLFNTTLSDMETCYKLFKREALEGIVIKSDRFNFEPEITAKILKKGIRIYEVPISYSGREFEEGKKITWRDGFVALWCLVKFRFTD